A segment of the Pirellulales bacterium genome:
CAGGGTCTTCAATCCTCACGGTGGAGCTTGGCGAGTACACATTGCGCCAAGGTCGGCGATTTCCCCGGCTGTGGCCGCTGGTTCGAGCGGCTCTTCCACATGGATCCATCGGCACTCGCACAAACCACGGAACCACGTCAACTGCCGCTTGGCGAATTGGCGGGTGCGGAGTTTTGCCAACTCAATCGTGGCCGCCAAGTCACGCTCGCCGCGTAGGTATTCGATCACTTCACGATAGCCAACGGCTTGCCTGGCGGTACGACCAAAGGTTGTCTCATTCCCCATTCTCCATCCCCCTTTCCCCATGAACTGTCGCACTTCGTCCACCAGCCCCGTCTCAAACATTGCATCCACCCGTCGGCGCATACGCTGTTCCAATTGCTCGCGCGGCCAATTGAGCACGAACACTCGGCATTCTTCGGCACGGCGACTAGTACCAAAGTGTTGCTGGTAAAAGCTGATCGGTTTGCCAGTGGCCGCGTGGACTTCGAGGGCACGGGTGATGCGCCGCACGTCGTTTGCGTGCAATTTCGCTGCCGCAGCAGGATCGACTTGCCGCAATCGCTCGTGCAGCACGTTCGAACCTTCGATGCGGGCAAGTTCTTCCAATTCGCGACGAAATTTCCAATCGGCCGGTGGACCGCTAAACAGCCCGCGCAACAGCGCCTTCAAATAAAGGGCCGTGCCGCCGACAAACAGCACTTGCTTACCGCGCTGCGCGATTTGCACTGCTGCTTGCTCGGAAGCCGCCAAATACTGAGCGATGCTGAACTCCTCCGCCGGCTCGATCAGATCAATCAAGTGATGTGGCGCCGCTGCACGTTCCACAGCCGTCGGTTTCGCCGTGCCAATATTCATACGGCGATAAATCGCCATCGAATCGAGTGAAACAATCTCCGCGTCAATCCGCTTCGCCAATTCGATTCCCACAGCGGTCTTGCCAGCGGCGGTCGGACCGGTAAGATACCAGGCGGTGCGAAGAATTGGTCTCATCTCCGCAAATGTACTCCTCTCGATCAATTCGCAGCCAGTCGTCGCAAGCAGTCACTCAACGCCAACCTGCAACGACCGGTTTCAACGATACGGTCGAATGTGCCATTCATTGTGCCCATCGACCATTCTCGTCGCAACGTTCCCTGTGCTCGTCGGGATTGGCGGATCCTCCAGTATTTCACCGGTATCCCGCCTCGGTTGAAACTGAAATTTTCCGTCGCTGGCGTGAAAGACAACCGCCACCCCGCTCTGCCGCCATCCGGACGCGAATCGCCCCTGCCTTGAGCTATTCATATTCCCGAATCCGACGTCCGATTGCTTCGCCGAGTGCTTCGCGAACGCTGTCGATCGTGATGCGATCGAACACTTGTTGGAAGAATCCGGCCACGACCATCCGCGTGGCTTCTTTGCGCGTCAGTCCGCGGCACTGAGCGTAGAAGATCATTTCGTCGTCGACGCGGCCGGTCGTCGCTCCATGCGTGCAGCGGACGTCGTCGGCTAGGATTTCGAGGCCCGGTATCGAATCGGCGCGGGCG
Coding sequences within it:
- the miaA gene encoding tRNA (adenosine(37)-N6)-dimethylallyltransferase MiaA; translated protein: MRPILRTAWYLTGPTAAGKTAVGIELAKRIDAEIVSLDSMAIYRRMNIGTAKPTAVERAAAPHHLIDLIEPAEEFSIAQYLAASEQAAVQIAQRGKQVLFVGGTALYLKALLRGLFSGPPADWKFRRELEELARIEGSNVLHERLRQVDPAAAAKLHANDVRRITRALEVHAATGKPISFYQQHFGTSRRAEECRVFVLNWPREQLEQRMRRRVDAMFETGLVDEVRQFMGKGGWRMGNETTFGRTARQAVGYREVIEYLRGERDLAATIELAKLRTRQFAKRQLTWFRGLCECRWIHVEEPLEPAATAGEIADLGAMCTRQAPP